CCCTGGGCAGCGTAGCGGTGTAGCCGGTCTCGTAGGCGACCGGCGAGGTGTAGCGGCACCAGGAATGGCGTCGCTTGGTGTTGTAGCGGACAAGCCACCTGAAGACCTGCCTGCGGCACGTCAGTTCGTCGTTCCAGCAGGCGGCGTCTTGGAGGACCTCGCGCTTCATCGTGGCGTTGAACGACTCCGCGAGCGCGTTGTCGGCCGACGACCCGACCGCACCCATTGACTGGGTCACGCCGAGTTTCCTGCAGAGCTTGGCGTACGCCTTCGAGCAGTAGACCGACCCGTGGTCGCTGTGAAAGATCGCGCCCTTGAGGCTGCCCCGGGTTGCGGCGGCGGACTTGAGGGCGTCCTCGACCAGCCCGGTGCGCATGTGGTCGGCGATCGCCCACCCGGCCAGCCGACGGGAGTAGCAGTCGATCACGGTCGCCAGATACAGGTTCGTCCCGTCCGCGAGCGGCAGGTAGGTGATGTCCCCGACGTAGCGCCGGTTCGGGGTCTTGGCGGTGAAGTCCCGCTTGAGCAGATCCGGGTACTTCTGCCCTGACGGCTCCGGGATCGTGGTTTGCACCCGCCGCTTCTTCACGTAGCCACGGATGCCCTCGGCCCGCATCACCCGCGCGACGCGCTTGTGGTTCACCCGCTCACCGGCCGGCGCGCTGTCGTTGAGCTCGGCGGTGATCCGCGGCGCGCCGCAGGTGTTGTCCTCGGCATGCAACGCCCTGATCCGCGTCGCGAGCTCGGCATCAGCGCGAGCCCGCTCCTCGCGTGCCGGGGTGGCCTTGAGCCAGGCGTAGTAGGAGGAGCGCTCGATCTCGACGAGCGCGCACAGTCGCTTCACCTCGAAGGTGGCGGAGTTGTCGGCGACGAACTGGAAGCGACTCACCAGCGCGTCTCCCCGGCGAAATACTTAGCCGCCCGCTGCAAGATCTCCCGCTCTGTGGTCAGCTTCGTCGTCTCGGCCCGCAGCGCCGCGTTCTCGGCCTCGAGCCGGGCGATCTTCTGCTCCAGTGTCTCACCGGCCGGCGGCGATGAGCTGGTCGTCGACTTGGACTGCAACGGGGTCGAGGTCAACGTCCCATCAGCAGCCGTCTTCTTGCCGGTCCCGTAGACCTCGAGCCAGTGCCGCAACGTGCCGCGCACGATGCCGAGATCCTCGGCGATACCGCGGACCGTGGCTCCCGGGGTGGACTCGTACAAGTCGACGGCCTGACGACGGAACTCCTCGGAGTAGTTCTTCCTGGCCATGATTCCTGGATCATCTCGCTTCCCCAGCAGGTGCTGGATTCAGCGTGTCCAAGAACCGGGGTCAGGCCCCAAGGACGTCAAGCACCTGACAGGACCCCATGAATCGGTCCGGCTCGTGTGAGAGCCGGTTCAGTGGATGCAGGCGGCAGCGTATCGAGCCGGGGTGAGGTAGCCCAGGGATGAGTGCCGCCGGTGGTGGTTGTATTCCTCCTTCCAGTCGCCGATGACGACCTTGGCGTGGGCCAGGGACCAGAACAGGTTGATGTTGAGGCATTCGTCGCGGAGCGTTCCGTTGAACGACTCGATGAAGGGGTTCTTCCAGGGCTCGCCGGGCGGGATGAACAACATCCCGGTCCGGCCGTAGGCCCAGTCGGCCAGCGTGGTCGCGTTCATCTCGGGTCCGTTGTCGAGCCGTAGCACCGCGGGTGCGGTCCGCCGGCTGCGCACGATCCGGTCGAGCTCGTCGGAGAGCTTCTCGGCGGTGATGGACCGCTCGACCAGGCCGCCGAGGCATTCACGGGTGTGCTCATCGATGACCGAGAGGATCTTGATCGGACGGCCGTCGGTGGTGGAGTCGAACTGGAAGTCGATGGCCCACACTTGTTGGGTGCGTCCGCGACCGGGACCGGGCCGCTGGTGGAGGACCCGGCCCGCTTGCGTCGACGCACGACCACGCGCAGGCCTTCCTCGCGCCACAGCCGCTGGATCTTCTTGTGGTTCACCGTCCAGCCCTCACCGCGGGCGTCGTGGTAGGCCCGCCGGTGACCCCACCGCGGGTGCTTGCCGGCGTACTCCCGTAGCCACTCCCGAAGTGCCGCGTCCGGGTCCTCGGTCGTTTGGGAGACCGGCTGGTGGCGTTGTGTCGATCAGTGCTGCCCGACCACCCGGCAAACGAACCGTTCACTGACCCCGAGTACCTCGACGAGGTGGTGAACGGCTGCCCGCCGGCGGGCCGGGCTCAGAATTCCCCCTTGGCGATCTCCTTCAATGCCGCCTTCTCCAGCTCGGCCTCGGCCAGCAGCCGCTTCAAGGTGGCGTTCTCCCGCTCGAGCTCCTTGAGCCGCTTGGCGTCTTGGGCCTTGAGCCCGCCGAACTGGTTACGCCACCGGAAGTAGGTCTGCTCAGAGACCCCCAGCTGCCGGGCGACCTCGGCCACCTCGGCACCCTGGGCCAGAAGCCGGTCAGCGTCCTGAAGCTTGCGGACCACCTGCTCGGTGGTGTGTCGCTTCCTTGTTGTCATGGGTCGAGCCTCTCCGCCCGCACACGCGGGCATCAAGACTCTCACTCGACCCGGACCGACCAGAGGGGGTCACGCCACCGGCACCGGGTACGTCCACTCGGTCACCGCGACCGCGGCGAACATCCACGACCTGGACGAGGCGGTCAATCTGGTGCGTGCCGATGACGAGGTCGTCTACGCCGATGCCGGCTACCAAGGAGCCGAGAAGCGGCCCGAGATCGCCGGGGACGAGCATCTATCGGGGGACGAGTGGCGAGTCGCTGCTCGCAAGGGCGTGCTGGAGACGATGACCGATCACGACGGCGCGTTGGAGTCGCGCAAGGCGTCGGTGCGGGCGACGGTCGAGCATCCGGTCTTGATCGTCAAGCGTGACTTCGGGTTCACCAAGACCCGCTACTGCGGCATCGGGAAGAACCTGAACCACCTACACATGCTGTTCGCCTCGGCGAACTGGTTGATGCGGGCACGTGCCGTCGCTCCAATGTGATGACGGCCAGGCGTCAGCCAGCCGAAACCTCCCACCAGCGCTCCGAACACCGGGCCCCGGGGTGCCGTACCAGGGCTCTGACAGCCCCCTCAGCGTCACCCAATGGCTGCGGTCGGCTCCCTCGCACGCGAACTGGCCTGTTGATCAGCGCATCCCTAGAGACACCTCCCGCTGGTCAGCCAACGGTCACCATTTGATGGCGGGGAGTAGTTCGTGATTTCCGGCAGGACTGCGCCCCGTATCATGCGCATGCCGGTGCGGGGGAGTCTCAGCCGAAAGCCCCTTACTGGCGGTCACGGAGCAGGAAACTTCCGGACGCGGTGGCGATCAAGACACCGTCGAGGTTAAGAACTTCGGCACGCGCATGAGCGATCGACCGTCCGGCACGCAGCACGACCGCATCGCACTCGAGGTCGTGCGCCGCTGCCGATCGCAGGTAACTGACGGATAGGTCGATTGTCGGCCCCAGTCTTGGGTGCACGACGGACAGCACGGACCAGCCCATGGTCATGTCGCATAGCGTTGCGATCACCCCGCCCTGGACGACCCCGAGCATCTGCAGGTAGTGAGACCGGAACGGCATCCGCAGCCGGGCCTTTCCGTTTGCGCAGGAGAGAACGCGGACCCCCATGTGACCCGCCAGGAGATGCGGAGCGAAACCCAGGTCCATCAACTCGTCAAACGATTCGGTCACTAGTCGACCCGTCCTCCTGGAGGAACCGCTGCTTCAGCACGAACTTCTGAATCTTGCCACTTCCGGTCTTTGGGAATTCGTCTATAAGGACGATATGACGGGGCACCTTGAACCACGCGAGTCGCTCCTTCAGGTGCGCCCGAAGGGCCTCCGGGCTGGCGCTCGCGGCAGGCAATAGCTGCACGTACGCGACACCGACCTCATCCAGCCGCTCGTCTGGCACCCCGATCAGCGCGGCCATCGCCACGGCTGGGTGCCGCATGAGCAGAGTCTCCACCTCGATGGGGTCGACGTTTTCGCCGCCGACGCGCAGGATCTCCTTGATCCTGCCCGCAAAACGGACAAAGCCCTCGGGAGTGATCGACGCCGCGTCCCCGGTGCGGAACCAGCCCTCGCTGTCGAGAACCTCCTCCGTGGCCGCCGGCTTCTTGTAGTAGCCGAGCATCACCGGGTGCCCCCGGACAACTAGCTCGCCGACGGTGTCCGAACTGAGTGTCTCGCCATCCGGGCCGACGACCTTCACCTCAAAGCCAGGAAGTGGCTTGCCGACGGTATCGGCGCGGAACCCCATCGGATCGTCCAGAGTGCAAAGGGTGGTGATCGATGTTGTCTCGGTCATTCCGTAGACATTGACGGCTGGCCCCATCCTCTCCGTCGTTAGCCGCACCAGGTCCCCGGTTCCCGGGGTGAGGCAGAGTCGGACCGAGGACAAGTCACGCTTGTCGAAATCCTCATGCTGCATCTGGTCGTAGTACATAGTGCTGATGCCGTAGACCACAGTGGCCCGCTCGCGCTCCATTAACTCCAGCGACCTGGCTACGTCGTACTCCTCGACCAGAACAATCTTCCCCCCAGCGTACAAATATGTGACCACCGCCGCAGCTCCGAAGACATGATAGAGCGGCAAGTAGAGAACCACGGCGTCCTGCGGCGACAGCTGCATCCGATCCGCGGCGTCTGCCATGTTACGAATGACCGCGTGCGAGTGCATCGCGCCCTTCGGGAACCCCGTGGTTCCTGACGTGTACAGCGTTAGCACCACGTCGTCCGGTCCGACCGACGCCTTGCGCTCGGCCAGCGCCTCCGGGCTTACCTCGTCCGCGCGCGCCAGCAACTCTTCGGCGCCAATCGCACCCGTCGGCACTGTCGCGCCCACAACTACCAACGTCCTCGCGCTCACCCGATCGTCCCGCAGCACCCTCAGGCCCTCGTCTGCCAGCGAGCGCCCGCGCACCTGCCCCCCCACAATGAACATCACTGAGTCCGACTGGCCGACGACATAGCCGATCTCGTCCACCTGGAAGGCGGTGTTGACGGGGACCAGCGCAGCCCCGATCTGAGCAAGAGCCAGGTGAATCAGGACCCACTCCAACCGGTTGGTCATCATCAACGAGACTCTGTCGCCGTGCGAGATACCCGCGGCCATTAGCGCCCTGGCCCAGACGTCGGCTTCCTCCGCAAGTCTCTGGAAGGTGCGCCGCTGGTCACCGAAGACGTACGCCTCGCGATCGCCGAACCGCTCAACCGCGCTCTCCAGCAGTTCCCCGATCGTAGCCTCACTCAGATCGATCGTCATCATCGCTAGTGCTCCTCTTCCATTCTACGTGAATCAGTTCTGTGCCAGTTGCCGGTTGCCGCCATGCGAGGCGGGATAGGGGTGCATCCCGACCTGTTCCTCTGCAGTCAGCTCATCGCGTGCAAGGTTCCCGCCCTCAGCGTCAGTCCTGGCGCTCACGTCAGCTCGCCATGTAGCTACCACCGTCGACGCACAGCACCTGTCCGGTGACGTAGCTCGCGGCTTCGCTGGCAAGGAACTGGAAGGCCTGAGCCACCTCGTCGGTCTCCGCCCAGCGGCGGAGCGGAATCCGGTCGAGGTACTGCTGCGCGAACCGTTCGTCGGTGCGGATAGTCTCCGTCATCTTCGTGGCTGCGGCCGGCGATACCGCGTTGACCCGGATTCCGCACCGGCCGAGCTCACGGGCAGCGGACTTGGTGATCGCCGTGATCGCGCCCTTGGCCGCCGCGTAGTTGATCTGGCCCACCGTGCCGGCCAGGCCGGCGGACGACGTGACATTGATGATCGACCCTCCAGCCCCGGTCGCCCTCATGGCGCGGGCCGCTTCCCTCGTGCCGAGGAAGGTGCCACGGACATGGACGCGGATGACGAGGTCGAAGTCGTCCACCTCCATCCTGTAGAGCATGGCCGGACGAGTGACACCTGCATTGTTGACCCAGACTCCTAGTACGCCCAGGTGTGGGACAACGGCCTGTGCGATGCGCGCCACGTCGCCCTCGTCACCCACGTCTGCCACAACTGCCACGACGCGGTGGCCGAGCTCGTTGAGCTTTTCCACGGCGGCATGAACCGCGTCCTCGTCGCGGTCGACCAGCACCACCCCGGCACCAGCCTCAGCCAGCGCGGTTGCAACGGCTAGGCCGATGCCCTGCGCGGCGCCGGTCACCACGGCCGCTCGTCCGTTGAGATCACGCACTAGGGCCCTCCAGCACGGTTATCGCGGACACTGCTGTCGGTCCGCCTACATTGTGAGCAAGGGCCCATTTGGCCCCATCGACCTGATTGACCGCATGGCCACGTAGCTGCTCGAACAGCTCGGTGCACTGAGCGATTCCGGTGGCGCCCGGTGGGTGTCCTTTGGACAGAAGCCCGCCGCTCGGGTTGACCGGGAGCGAGCCGCCGATGGACGTCTCCTCCTTCTCGAGCAGACGCGGCGCCTCACCCCGACCGCAGAAACCGAGGTCCTCGTACGTCATCATCTCCACGCCCGTGAAGCAGTCGTGCACCTCGGCGACATTGATGTCCTGCGGGCCGATGCCCGCCATCGCGAAGGCTTGCTTCGCAGCCCGCCTGGTCGCTGCGAACGAAGAGAGATCCTCCTTGTGGGCGTGCATGATCCTGTCCATCCCAGTGCCGACTCCGCGAACCCACACCGGGTGATCGGTGTACCGGTTGGCGATGTCCTTGCTGACCAGAAGGACGGCGGCCGCGCCGTCACTCTGCGGCACACAGTCGAGAAGACCGAACGGCTCGACGACCATGGGTGCATTGAGCACCTGTTCCATGCTCACCTCGAACCGGAGGTGTGCGTGGGGGTTCGTGGCACCGTTGTGATGGTTCTTCATCGCTACACGAGCCAGGTGCTCGCGGGTTGCCCCGAACTCATGCATGTACCGAGCCACGTGAAGAGCGAAGCTTCCCGGTGAGATGAGCCCGAGCGGAAGGTCCCACGCCATGTCTCGGTTGGTGGACATCCATTCCCAGAAGGTCGAGCTGGACGAGGTGTCACGCACTTTGTCGGCGCCCAGGACGAGTGCGACGTTGACATACCCTCCGCCGACGGCGTACACCGCCTGCCGGATCGCGTCGTTCCCACTGGCACAAGCGTTCTCGACCCTGGTCACCGGGATGTCGAGGAGCCCGCACGTGTCCGCGAGCAGTCCAGCCGGGAAACCGTCCACGCTTTGGACCTCGCTAAACCACGCGGCGCCGATCTCGTCGGCCCGCATGCCCTTGTCGACGCTGTCCAACGTCGCCTGGAACGCCTTCGCGACCATGTCCTTGAGGCTCTGGTGGAAGAGCTCGCCGAACGGGATCATCCCGGCGCCGACGATCGCGACCTCTCTCATGACTGCTCCTCAGGTTGAAAGGCGTACCCGTAGTCGGGGATGCCGGCTCTCGTGGCGATCCGCCGAAGCACCAGCTGTCCTGTGGCGCCGATGCCGGCTCGGCCCGGCTCGTGATCTGTCACGTGCGCCAGGACGCGGACATCGCTGCCGGCGAGGTCGACCACGGCGAGTGAGTAAGGGACGGTCTTGCCAGGCACGGCTGCCCTGACGGTGACGACGGAGTAGATGCTCGCGGCGCGAGGCAGCGGCTTTAGGCTCTGGGAGTACATCGAACCGCACGTCTGGCAGCGGACCCGTGGTGGATAGTGCACCGTTCCGCAGGGACAAACACCGGCCTTCAATCCGACCTTGGCCTCGAATGCTCGCTCGTACGCAGCCAGGGACGCCGGGAGCTCGATCGAACCCACAGGAGTCTGCGCCGCACCGGCAGGCCAGGGCTCTCGTTCCTCGACGAACACCGGCAGGGCACCGTCGACCGTCACCCGGACAGCCAGTCCGTGGCCGTTTTCGACGCCGACCAGGCGGGTGGACCCCGTGACGTCGGACAGGCAAGCCAGGACGAGCAGTGGGGATGCCGCTTCCACCTCCGCGACGCCGTGCTCTGCCTTCGGTGCGAGCCTTCGGACCTCCTGCTCCGGGACGCCGGCTACAGCGAGCGATTCCGGTTCGAGGTCGTCGGCGAGTCCCTGGATCACGCGCTTCCAGCCGCGCTCCCGCAACAGCCGGGGATCGTCATACAGCAGATCGGCGGCACCCGGCAGTGGCACCGTGCGCACCGGGACGCTGTGGCGCACCTGGCCGCATCGCTCGATCGAGACCGGGCCCGGACCTACCAGCGCTGCCGCAGAGGCGGTGGGGGTCTTCTGGTCGATAGCGATCACCAGAGTCCCGGGAGCAGACGAGAGCAGCGCGTCCAGGGTTTCGGGGGCGCCACCGAGCCTCTCGACGAGAGGCGTGCCCGGGTCGAGCCCAAGGCCTTCGAGTACCACCTCTGGTGTGGTCCCGAGCAAGGCGTCCGGGCGACGGCCCACCAGGACCACCCGGTCGACGGACGCGAGGTGCGACCCGAGCAGGCGTCCCGACGAGATGGCCAGGGTTGCGGAGTCCTCATCGTTCCCCGCCATCCGACGACCACGCTTGTCAGCCCAGACCGGGCGATATGTTGCGAGGGCACTGATCTCCACTGCTTCTCCCCTGTTCATGTTTGGGTCACAGACGGCCAGAGGGCGTCCGCACCTTGGTCCCTCACGAGCTCCCCCAGGCGTTGCTCCCACTGGCCTTCGGTCCCGTTCTCGTCGCGCCAGGACCAGAGCCGCCGAGTGAAATGCTGCAGGCGGTGCTCACGCGTAAAGCCGATGGCTCCGTGGATCTGGTGGGCGATCGTGGCCACCGTCGTCGCGGACCGCGCGCTGCGGACCCTTGCGGAAAGGATCGCCAACTGAGCTTCCGGTCCTTCGGACATGGCTGCCTGCACGGCACCCTCGGCGGAAGCTCCGGCCACCAGCACCTCACCGGTGAGAAGCGAGATCTGTTGCCGTACCGACTGGAACGACGCCAGGGGCTTTCCGAACTGCTCACGTTCCTTCACGTACCGGACACACAGGTCGAGAACCCGGTCCAGCGCTCCCGCCAGCAACAACGAGGTGGCAAGTGCCCGGCGTACGTCGAGCTCGGAGCCCAGCCGCGACTCGACCTCACGAACGGATGCCTTGAAGACGTGGGCGTCCAACGTCACGCGACCGCAAGGTTCGCCAGCCGCGTTCGTGCCTGCCTCGACATTGGTGCTCGACGAGTCCACTTCGGTGATGACAAGGCCCTCTGAGGACTCGGCCAGCAGGATCATCGAGTCCGAGACTGCTGCCCATGGGACGTCGCTCACGGATCCCGTGATCAGCCAGCCTTGATCTGTGCTGTCAGCACGCAGGCCGGATCCGGAAACCACGACAACGGCCCCACTGCGGTGAGGCAGGCCGGTCCGCGCCCGTAGCCACGGCGCTACCAGGAGTGCGTCTCCAACAGGGACCGGCGCGGCGAACGCTGCACAGAGCCTGACGATGGCTGCCGCGTCGGTCAGGTCACCCCCGGCACCTCCCTCAGCCTCAGGGCGCCCCACCTCCAGCAGCTCGAGCTCGGTCAGAGTCTTCCACAGCTCGCTGTCCAGGGTCCCTTCTGCGGCCTCCACTCGCTCCGGGGAGCAGGCGTCGGACAGGACGCTGGTCAGCATCTGCCGCAGCTCGTCGCGTTCGTCGGTCACAGCCCGAGTCCCTTCGCCACAATCCCTCGCAGGATCTCGTTCGTGCCACCACGCAGGGTGAAGCCGGGTGCGTGCATCACAGCGTTCGTCAGCAACTGCCTGAAGGCACCGTGCTCATCCGCACCGTGCAGAGCGGCCTTGCGGACGGCCTCGATGACCTCGCCCTCAAAACGAGTGCCGATCTCCTTGACCAGGGCGGCCTGGACGTTGGGAGTCGATCCCCCGTCGAGGGCAGCCGCTACCCGCAAGGACAACTGACGAATCGACCACAGCTGGGCGACGAGCTGGCCCGCGGTCGCTAGAGAACGGGGGTCTGAGCAAGGCTCCAAGATCCGGACGAACTCGACCAGCAACTGCATGGTGCTCAGGAACCGCTCGGGTCCACTTCGTTCGAAAGCCAGCTCCGAGGTGACCTGCTCCCAACCGCCCCCGACACGTCCGAGGACCATGTCATCGGGGACAAACACATCGTCGAGCACGACCTCGTTGAAGTGGTGCTCGCCCGTGAGGAGGTAGATCGGCCGGATCTGGACACCTGGGGACGAAAGGTCGACCATGAGTTGCGACAGCCCGACGTGTCGGTCGCTCGTCGCGCCCGAGGTCCGACACAGTGTGATCATGAAGTGGCAGCTATGGGCGCCACTGGTCCACACTTTGGTGCCGTTCAGTCGCCAGCCGCCCTCGACCTGCACGGCTTTGGTGCGCACGGATGCGAGGTCTGAGCCGCTGTCCGGCTCGGACATCCCGATAGCCCAGTAGGACTCGCCGCGAGCGATCGGCGGTATGAGGCCACGGCGCTGTTTCTCGGTGCCGAAGCGCAGCACGGCTCCGCCTGACTGTCGATCGGCCACCCAGTGTGCTGCCACGGGTGCGCCTGCCGCCAGCAGTTCCTCGACTACGACGAATCTCTCCAGCGCAGAGCGTTCACCCCCGCCGTACTGCCGTGGCCACGTCATGCCCAGCCAGCCCCGGGCACCCAACCTCTTGCTGAACTCGGGGTTGAAACCGGCCAGCCACGTGTCGACTCCGGGCCGGAACGTGCCTTCCTGCTGCTCGCTCTGCAGGAAGGCACGCACCTCGGCCCGCAGGCCGGGGACGGTCTCCGGCAGCACGGCCAAGGGCAGGTCAAGCACCGATTGCACGCGCGCTCCTTTGACTCTTTCTTATAATCAGGATGAGTATTGGTTAAAGTATCAGGAATTGTGGGAGGCTGCCAGAACCCTCTCGTCCTTCGGGAGGGAGGGTCCGCTGGCACTGGTGCTGTGAACCCCCGCAATCGCACAGACCCAAAGTGCTCGCCGGCATGAGCGAAGGAGATTCGGTGTCGCAGTCGTTCTACCAACCCGACCATGAGGAGTTTCGCCTCGTCGTACGCGAGTTTGTCACCCGCGGAGTCGTCCCCCATCTCGACCGTTGGGAGGAGGAACGCCTCATAGACCGCGAAACCTGGAGGACGGCGGGCGCACAAGGCATTCTCGGCATCCGGATCCCTGAGGAGTACGGCGGCGGCGGGGTCAGCGACTACCGGTTCCGATGCGTGGTCCAGGACGAGCTCGCGCAGGTCGGCGCCGCCGCACTCGCCTCCGGATTCTCCATCAACGAAGACGTCGTCGCCTCTTATCTCGGGGCGTTCGGCACTGATGAGCAGAAGTCGGAGTGGTTGCCCAAGATGGCAGACGGGTCGCTGGTCGCCTCGATCGCCATGTCGGAGCCCGCCGCGGGGAGTGACCTGCGCGGAATCAAGACCACCGCGGTGCGGGATGGCGACCAGTGGGTCATCAACGGCGCGAAGACGTTCATCACCAGCGGCTACTCCTCCGACGTCGTACTCGTCGTTGCACGTACGGGCGAGCGAGACGGACGCCCCCAACTGTCATTGATCCTCGTGCCGACCAGCACGCCAGGGTTCAGTCGCGGCAAGAAGCTCCGCAAGCTCGGACTTCACGCTCAAGACACGGCCGAGCTGGCCTTCGACGACGTGCGTGTGCCTGCCCTCAACCTCGTCGGCGAGGAGGATCGGGGATTTCATCACCTCACCGCGCAGCTGCCCTTGGAGCGTCTCTCCATAGCCTGGCGTGCACTGTGCGCCTCTGAGGCGGCGTTCGCCTGGACCGTGAGGCACACCAGCGAGCGCATGGCGTTCGGTCAGCGGATCATCGACTTCCAGAACACTCGTTTCCGCCTCGCTGAGATGTCGACGGAGATCGACATCACTCGAGCCTTCCTCGAGCAGTCCGTTCGCGCCTACAACGAGGGTTCGTTCGGCGCCAGTCTCGGTGCCAAGGCGAAGTGGTGGACGACGGAACTCCAGAACCGTGTCGTCAACGGCTGTCTGCAGCTGCACGGCGGTTACGGCTA
This sequence is a window from Nocardioides sp. S5. Protein-coding genes within it:
- a CDS encoding IS3 family transposase (programmed frameshift), translating into MARKNYSEEFRRQAVDLYESTPGATVRGIAEDLGIVRGTLRHWLEVYGTGKKTAADGTLTSTPLQSKSTTSSSPPAGETLEQKIARLEAENAALRAETTKLTTEREILQRAAKYFGRGDALVSRFQFVADNSATFEVKRLCALVEIERSSYYAWLKATPAREERARADAELATRIRALHAEDNTCGAPRITAELNDSAPAGERVNHKRVARVMRAEGIRGYVKKRRVQTTIPEPSGQKYPDLLKRDFTAKTPNRRYVGDITYLPLADGTNLYLATVIDCYSRRLAGWAIADHMRTGLVEDALKSAAATRGSLKGAIFHSDHGSVYCSKAYAKLCRKLGVTQSMGAVGSSADNALAESFNATMKREVLQDAACWNDELTCRRQVFRWLVRYNTKRRHSWCRYTSPVAYETGYTATLPRAA
- a CDS encoding transposase, yielding MGRASPPAHAGIKTLTRPGPTRGGHATGTGYVHSVTATAANIHDLDEAVNLVRADDEVVYADAGYQGAEKRPEIAGDEHLSGDEWRVAARKGVLETMTDHDGALESRKASVRATVEHPVLIVKRDFGFTKTRYCGIGKNLNHLHMLFASANWLMRARAVAPM
- a CDS encoding PaaI family thioesterase — its product is MTESFDELMDLGFAPHLLAGHMGVRVLSCANGKARLRMPFRSHYLQMLGVVQGGVIATLCDMTMGWSVLSVVHPRLGPTIDLSVSYLRSAAAHDLECDAVVLRAGRSIAHARAEVLNLDGVLIATASGSFLLRDRQ
- a CDS encoding AMP-binding protein, whose amino-acid sequence is MMTIDLSEATIGELLESAVERFGDREAYVFGDQRRTFQRLAEEADVWARALMAAGISHGDRVSLMMTNRLEWVLIHLALAQIGAALVPVNTAFQVDEIGYVVGQSDSVMFIVGGQVRGRSLADEGLRVLRDDRVSARTLVVVGATVPTGAIGAEELLARADEVSPEALAERKASVGPDDVVLTLYTSGTTGFPKGAMHSHAVIRNMADAADRMQLSPQDAVVLYLPLYHVFGAAAVVTYLYAGGKIVLVEEYDVARSLELMERERATVVYGISTMYYDQMQHEDFDKRDLSSVRLCLTPGTGDLVRLTTERMGPAVNVYGMTETTSITTLCTLDDPMGFRADTVGKPLPGFEVKVVGPDGETLSSDTVGELVVRGHPVMLGYYKKPAATEEVLDSEGWFRTGDAASITPEGFVRFAGRIKEILRVGGENVDPIEVETLLMRHPAVAMAALIGVPDERLDEVGVAYVQLLPAASASPEALRAHLKERLAWFKVPRHIVLIDEFPKTGSGKIQKFVLKQRFLQEDGSTSDRIV
- a CDS encoding SDR family NAD(P)-dependent oxidoreductase; this encodes MVTGAAQGIGLAVATALAEAGAGVVLVDRDEDAVHAAVEKLNELGHRVVAVVADVGDEGDVARIAQAVVPHLGVLGVWVNNAGVTRPAMLYRMEVDDFDLVIRVHVRGTFLGTREAARAMRATGAGGSIINVTSSAGLAGTVGQINYAAAKGAITAITKSAARELGRCGIRVNAVSPAAATKMTETIRTDERFAQQYLDRIPLRRWAETDEVAQAFQFLASEAASYVTGQVLCVDGGSYMAS
- a CDS encoding thiolase family protein, with protein sequence MREVAIVGAGMIPFGELFHQSLKDMVAKAFQATLDSVDKGMRADEIGAAWFSEVQSVDGFPAGLLADTCGLLDIPVTRVENACASGNDAIRQAVYAVGGGYVNVALVLGADKVRDTSSSSTFWEWMSTNRDMAWDLPLGLISPGSFALHVARYMHEFGATREHLARVAMKNHHNGATNPHAHLRFEVSMEQVLNAPMVVEPFGLLDCVPQSDGAAAVLLVSKDIANRYTDHPVWVRGVGTGMDRIMHAHKEDLSSFAATRRAAKQAFAMAGIGPQDINVAEVHDCFTGVEMMTYEDLGFCGRGEAPRLLEKEETSIGGSLPVNPSGGLLSKGHPPGATGIAQCTELFEQLRGHAVNQVDGAKWALAHNVGGPTAVSAITVLEGPSA
- a CDS encoding OB-fold domain-containing protein, with the translated sequence MEISALATYRPVWADKRGRRMAGNDEDSATLAISSGRLLGSHLASVDRVVLVGRRPDALLGTTPEVVLEGLGLDPGTPLVERLGGAPETLDALLSSAPGTLVIAIDQKTPTASAAALVGPGPVSIERCGQVRHSVPVRTVPLPGAADLLYDDPRLLRERGWKRVIQGLADDLEPESLAVAGVPEQEVRRLAPKAEHGVAEVEAASPLLVLACLSDVTGSTRLVGVENGHGLAVRVTVDGALPVFVEEREPWPAGAAQTPVGSIELPASLAAYERAFEAKVGLKAGVCPCGTVHYPPRVRCQTCGSMYSQSLKPLPRAASIYSVVTVRAAVPGKTVPYSLAVVDLAGSDVRVLAHVTDHEPGRAGIGATGQLVLRRIATRAGIPDYGYAFQPEEQS
- a CDS encoding acyl-CoA dehydrogenase family protein, whose protein sequence is MTDERDELRQMLTSVLSDACSPERVEAAEGTLDSELWKTLTELELLEVGRPEAEGGAGGDLTDAAAIVRLCAAFAAPVPVGDALLVAPWLRARTGLPHRSGAVVVVSGSGLRADSTDQGWLITGSVSDVPWAAVSDSMILLAESSEGLVITEVDSSSTNVEAGTNAAGEPCGRVTLDAHVFKASVREVESRLGSELDVRRALATSLLLAGALDRVLDLCVRYVKEREQFGKPLASFQSVRQQISLLTGEVLVAGASAEGAVQAAMSEGPEAQLAILSARVRSARSATTVATIAHQIHGAIGFTREHRLQHFTRRLWSWRDENGTEGQWEQRLGELVRDQGADALWPSVTQT
- a CDS encoding acyl-CoA dehydrogenase family protein; amino-acid sequence: MQSVLDLPLAVLPETVPGLRAEVRAFLQSEQQEGTFRPGVDTWLAGFNPEFSKRLGARGWLGMTWPRQYGGGERSALERFVVVEELLAAGAPVAAHWVADRQSGGAVLRFGTEKQRRGLIPPIARGESYWAIGMSEPDSGSDLASVRTKAVQVEGGWRLNGTKVWTSGAHSCHFMITLCRTSGATSDRHVGLSQLMVDLSSPGVQIRPIYLLTGEHHFNEVVLDDVFVPDDMVLGRVGGGWEQVTSELAFERSGPERFLSTMQLLVEFVRILEPCSDPRSLATAGQLVAQLWSIRQLSLRVAAALDGGSTPNVQAALVKEIGTRFEGEVIEAVRKAALHGADEHGAFRQLLTNAVMHAPGFTLRGGTNEILRGIVAKGLGL
- a CDS encoding acyl-CoA dehydrogenase family protein yields the protein MLAGMSEGDSVSQSFYQPDHEEFRLVVREFVTRGVVPHLDRWEEERLIDRETWRTAGAQGILGIRIPEEYGGGGVSDYRFRCVVQDELAQVGAAALASGFSINEDVVASYLGAFGTDEQKSEWLPKMADGSLVASIAMSEPAAGSDLRGIKTTAVRDGDQWVINGAKTFITSGYSSDVVLVVARTGERDGRPQLSLILVPTSTPGFSRGKKLRKLGLHAQDTAELAFDDVRVPALNLVGEEDRGFHHLTAQLPLERLSIAWRALCASEAAFAWTVRHTSERMAFGQRIIDFQNTRFRLAEMSTEIDITRAFLEQSVRAYNEGSFGASLGAKAKWWTTELQNRVVNGCLQLHGGYGYMDEYRISRAFADARVQTIVGGTTEIMKEIIGREIAQQNRS